The Chryseobacterium aureum genome contains a region encoding:
- a CDS encoding sigma-54-dependent transcriptional regulator, with amino-acid sequence MSGNILIIDDEIKLLKLLGMILSQENFNVKEASTARSAMTMLEQYEFDVVLSDVRLPDAFGVELVKSIKTKYPQLEIILMTAFGNITDAVQAMKNGAYDYLVKGDDNDKIIPLVYKALDKVKDNKSRISQQIVTKGFEQIIGKSPLILQAKKLAEKVALTDAAVLLTGETGTGKEVFASAIHEGSDRKKNSFVAINCSAFSKEILESELFGHKQGAFTGALKDKKGLIEEANGGTLFLDEIGEMPIELQAKLLRVLEAREFIKMGETKVSRSDFRLIAATNRNLEEEIKQGNFREDLYFRLNVFEITLPALRDRKEDLQVLARNFIDIFTNKLHLSSVQVDPEYYKALERNDWKGNIRELRNAIERSLILMDNNVLDAGSLPHYSEKMVPESDSLSIRSLEKIHIQKVLQYTKGNKAEAARLLEIGIATLYRKLEEYGLK; translated from the coding sequence ATGTCAGGAAATATTCTGATCATCGATGATGAGATCAAACTCCTTAAACTATTAGGAATGATCCTTTCCCAAGAAAATTTTAATGTAAAAGAAGCTTCTACGGCACGTTCAGCAATGACAATGCTGGAGCAATACGAATTTGATGTTGTTTTAAGTGATGTTCGGCTTCCTGATGCTTTTGGAGTAGAATTGGTGAAGTCGATCAAAACGAAATATCCCCAATTGGAAATTATACTGATGACTGCATTTGGCAATATCACTGATGCCGTTCAGGCTATGAAGAATGGAGCTTATGATTATCTTGTGAAAGGAGATGATAACGACAAAATAATTCCCTTGGTATATAAAGCTCTTGACAAGGTTAAAGATAATAAATCAAGAATAAGTCAGCAAATTGTTACTAAAGGTTTTGAACAGATCATTGGTAAATCACCTTTAATTTTGCAGGCTAAAAAGCTTGCTGAGAAAGTAGCATTAACAGATGCAGCTGTCCTTCTTACCGGTGAAACGGGAACGGGAAAAGAAGTCTTTGCAAGTGCTATTCATGAAGGAAGTGACAGAAAGAAAAACAGCTTTGTGGCAATCAATTGTTCTGCATTCAGTAAAGAAATTCTGGAGAGCGAACTTTTTGGTCATAAACAGGGGGCTTTTACAGGAGCTTTAAAAGATAAAAAAGGATTGATTGAAGAAGCCAACGGAGGTACTTTGTTTTTGGATGAAATTGGAGAAATGCCTATAGAACTTCAGGCAAAGCTGCTCAGGGTACTGGAAGCGAGGGAATTTATCAAAATGGGTGAAACAAAGGTTTCAAGATCTGATTTCAGATTAATTGCCGCGACTAACAGGAATTTGGAAGAGGAAATAAAGCAGGGAAATTTCAGAGAAGATCTCTATTTCAGACTGAATGTGTTTGAGATCACTCTTCCGGCTTTGCGTGACCGAAAAGAAGATTTGCAAGTACTTGCCAGGAATTTTATCGATATATTTACCAATAAACTTCATTTGTCTTCTGTTCAGGTTGATCCGGAGTATTATAAAGCTCTGGAGAGAAATGACTGGAAAGGAAACATACGTGAATTAAGAAATGCAATAGAACGCAGCCTGATCTTAATGGATAACAATGTTCTGGATGCCGGCAGCCTTCCTCACTATTCTGAAAAGATGGTTCCGGAAAGCGATTCTTTAAGCATCCGCTCACTGGAAAAAATACATATCCAAAAAGTTTTACAGTATACCAAAGGAAATAAAGCAGAAGCAGCCCGCTTACTTGAGATTGGAATTGCCACGCTATACCGTAAGCTGGAAGAATACGGATTAAAATAA
- a CDS encoding GNAT family N-acetyltransferase, with amino-acid sequence MIALKTLNRKELEDFISSGAFRQYDFLPITKHRALSHIKNPKAADEDTLLILAFDEEKLIGYVGCFPDRFVIDGKEIRYAWLSTLYVNPDYRKKRPAKALLKKVFEEYEGRIAITEFTREAEALYNIIGGFEYVFPKKGKRYYFKTDAARMIPEKKPGTRPLKPLFRVLDAVANLLLSVKNLPVKKPDFKYEVSGNIDKESADFINTFSGVREADEINVFINHPWVLEGKKEETYLFSSFAGTFKYFWVKIFDQNNTLKAGLLLQLRDGYLKIPYLFSNDHLDEVVRFLNYFVVSHKVKGFTSYQTQLNQAIQDTKVFSHIYERNFNREYLFHKSLLKLIPEDFNPHFQDGDGDCMMT; translated from the coding sequence ATGATTGCACTGAAAACATTGAACAGAAAAGAGCTGGAAGATTTTATATCCTCCGGAGCTTTCCGGCAATATGATTTTCTCCCGATTACAAAGCACCGGGCTTTATCCCACATAAAAAATCCAAAGGCAGCAGATGAAGACACCCTTCTTATTCTGGCTTTTGATGAAGAAAAGCTGATTGGTTATGTAGGATGTTTCCCAGACCGTTTCGTTATTGACGGAAAAGAAATCCGTTACGCATGGCTGAGCACTTTGTACGTCAATCCCGATTATCGAAAGAAAAGACCGGCAAAAGCATTACTGAAAAAAGTTTTTGAAGAATACGAAGGCAGAATTGCCATTACAGAATTTACCAGAGAAGCAGAAGCACTCTATAATATTATTGGGGGTTTTGAATATGTCTTTCCTAAGAAAGGGAAAAGATACTATTTCAAAACCGATGCTGCCAGAATGATCCCTGAAAAAAAACCGGGGACAAGACCTTTGAAACCTCTTTTCCGGGTTCTGGATGCTGTTGCCAATTTACTACTCTCAGTAAAGAATCTTCCGGTGAAGAAACCGGATTTCAAATATGAAGTTTCGGGAAATATTGATAAAGAAAGTGCTGATTTCATCAACACGTTTTCAGGAGTACGGGAAGCAGACGAAATCAATGTTTTTATAAATCATCCCTGGGTTTTAGAGGGTAAAAAAGAGGAAACATACCTCTTTTCAAGCTTTGCTGGTACCTTTAAATATTTCTGGGTTAAAATTTTTGATCAGAATAATACACTTAAAGCTGGTCTCTTGCTCCAGCTTCGTGACGGGTATCTTAAAATTCCTTATCTCTTTTCGAACGATCATTTGGATGAGGTGGTCCGGTTTCTCAATTATTTCGTTGTTTCCCATAAAGTGAAAGGATTTACAAGTTATCAAACCCAGCTGAACCAGGCCATACAAGACACAAAGGTATTTTCTCACATTTACGAACGTAATTTTAACAGAGAATATCTCTTTCATAAAAGCTTATTAAAACTGATTCCGGAGGATTTTAATCCCCATTTTCAGGATGGTGACGGAGATTGTATGATGACGTAA
- the kdpA gene encoding potassium-transporting ATPase subunit KdpA translates to MNTEILGIIAMFAVTLVIGIFLGKYIANVYGYKKTFLDPIFEPVEKLIYKVSGINPNRQMTWKQNMYAMLAINLVWFIIGFVLLLNQAWLPLNPDGNPNMSPDLAFNTTISFLVNCNLQHYSGETGVSYLSQLYLMFLQFVTAATGMAAMAVLFKAFKEKTSTELGNFYDYFTKSMIRILVPISVIVALILSINGSPMTFEGKDHIITLEGQKADVSRGPVSAFVAIKHLGTNGGGFFGANSAHPLENPNYMTNMTEMVTQMIIPFALVFALGFYLNKRKLSWVIFTVMTVGFLALTIPNIINETGGNPLITQMGADKSLGAMEGKEIRFGSAASGYWSIATTVISTGSVNAMHDSTMPLSGMNELLAMMINCFYGGCGVGILNYFIFIILAVFISGLMVGRTPEFMGKKIEAKEMKIAMIVALFHPFLILAGTALTAYLPEFGTKTLNNPGFHGFSEMLYEFTSSAANNGSGFEGLGDNTPWWNISTGIVLLLSRFIPIIGPVAIAGLLAQKKYIPESSGTLKTDTATFGFMTLAVILLIAALSFFPALTLGPIAEQIQYFSK, encoded by the coding sequence ATGAATACAGAAATTTTAGGCATTATAGCAATGTTTGCTGTCACGTTAGTTATCGGAATATTTTTAGGGAAATACATAGCTAATGTTTATGGATACAAGAAGACTTTTCTGGATCCTATTTTTGAACCCGTTGAAAAGTTAATTTATAAAGTTTCGGGAATTAATCCCAATCGCCAGATGACTTGGAAACAGAATATGTATGCCATGCTGGCGATCAATCTGGTTTGGTTCATCATTGGTTTTGTTCTTTTGCTGAATCAGGCATGGCTTCCTCTGAATCCAGATGGAAATCCGAATATGTCACCAGATCTGGCTTTCAATACGACCATTTCATTCTTGGTCAACTGTAATTTACAGCATTATTCGGGAGAAACAGGAGTAAGTTATCTGAGCCAGCTTTATCTGATGTTTTTACAGTTTGTAACAGCTGCTACAGGTATGGCTGCCATGGCTGTTCTTTTCAAAGCTTTTAAAGAAAAAACTAGTACGGAACTTGGGAATTTTTACGACTATTTCACAAAATCAATGATCAGAATTCTGGTTCCGATCAGTGTTATTGTTGCTTTAATTCTTTCCATCAACGGAAGTCCGATGACTTTTGAAGGGAAAGATCATATCATTACACTGGAAGGTCAGAAAGCGGATGTTTCCAGAGGTCCTGTGTCTGCCTTTGTGGCAATTAAACACTTAGGAACCAATGGAGGTGGGTTTTTCGGAGCGAATTCAGCACATCCCCTTGAAAATCCCAATTATATGACCAATATGACAGAGATGGTCACTCAGATGATCATTCCTTTTGCATTGGTATTTGCACTGGGTTTTTATCTGAATAAAAGAAAACTTTCATGGGTGATCTTTACTGTAATGACGGTCGGTTTTCTGGCGCTTACCATTCCGAATATCATCAATGAAACAGGTGGAAATCCCTTGATCACACAAATGGGAGCAGACAAAAGCCTGGGTGCTATGGAAGGTAAAGAGATCCGCTTCGGAAGTGCTGCATCCGGTTATTGGAGTATTGCCACTACAGTTATTTCTACAGGATCGGTGAATGCGATGCATGACAGCACCATGCCCCTTTCCGGGATGAATGAACTCCTGGCGATGATGATCAATTGCTTCTACGGAGGCTGCGGAGTCGGAATTCTGAATTATTTCATCTTTATCATTCTGGCTGTATTCATCAGTGGTTTGATGGTAGGACGAACTCCGGAATTTATGGGTAAAAAGATTGAAGCCAAAGAAATGAAAATTGCAATGATTGTGGCTTTGTTTCACCCTTTCTTAATTCTTGCAGGAACAGCTTTAACAGCTTATTTACCTGAATTTGGAACAAAAACATTGAATAATCCGGGCTTCCATGGTTTCAGTGAAATGCTCTATGAGTTTACCTCTTCAGCAGCCAATAACGGATCAGGATTTGAAGGACTGGGAGACAATACACCATGGTGGAATATCTCAACAGGAATTGTACTGCTGCTTTCAAGATTTATCCCGATTATAGGACCGGTAGCTATTGCAGGGCTGTTAGCACAAAAGAAATATATCCCTGAAAGCTCAGGAACACTGAAAACAGATACAGCTACCTTCGGATTTATGACCCTTGCGGTGATTCTACTGATTGCAGCACTGTCTTTCTTCCCTGCATTGACATTAGGGCCAATTGCAGAGCAGATTCAGTATTTCTCAAAATAA
- a CDS encoding polysaccharide deacetylase family protein yields MKERIINVLAAFESENIGKSFPLDYCLPLYHSVSNKELSHIKHVICYKTTQQFEDDLDHLSKNFQFVDWQEFKEFIAGNFKPQKKIALLTFDDGFREFYDIAAPILERKGIYACNFVNPAFIDNRDMMFRCKASLLADAVEKNKTIDPQVYHMFALDHHAEKKKLQKKILSVSYQGKDILDQLAEKLEVDLKGYSKEFEPYLTTDELKELTGKGFGISSHSWDHPRYGELSLKEQMETTDKTFAYLKENGFLYESFAFPFTDFKVKKDFFEELFKNEEIFCSFGCAGIKLDSVKRNFQRIPMEMGESAAEILKKETAYFRLKKLISKNTIIRE; encoded by the coding sequence ATGAAAGAAAGGATCATCAATGTTTTGGCAGCTTTTGAATCTGAAAATATCGGGAAATCTTTTCCGTTGGATTACTGTTTGCCCCTTTATCACAGCGTTTCCAATAAAGAGCTTTCCCATATAAAACATGTGATCTGCTATAAAACTACCCAACAGTTTGAAGACGATCTGGATCATCTGTCAAAGAATTTTCAGTTTGTAGACTGGCAGGAGTTTAAAGAATTTATAGCCGGGAATTTTAAGCCTCAGAAAAAGATAGCTTTATTAACATTTGATGACGGCTTTAGAGAATTTTATGATATTGCCGCACCCATTTTGGAAAGAAAGGGAATTTATGCATGCAATTTTGTAAATCCGGCATTCATAGATAACCGAGATATGATGTTCAGGTGCAAAGCGAGTCTTCTTGCAGACGCTGTTGAGAAAAATAAAACCATAGATCCGCAAGTTTACCATATGTTTGCTCTTGATCATCATGCAGAGAAAAAAAAATTACAGAAGAAGATTTTATCAGTCAGTTATCAGGGAAAAGATATTCTGGATCAGCTTGCGGAAAAACTTGAGGTAGATCTTAAAGGGTATTCAAAGGAATTTGAACCCTATTTAACTACAGATGAACTGAAAGAGCTTACCGGAAAAGGTTTCGGAATTTCTTCGCACAGCTGGGATCACCCCAGATATGGAGAGTTATCCTTGAAAGAACAAATGGAAACTACTGACAAAACCTTTGCTTACTTAAAGGAAAACGGCTTCCTGTACGAAAGTTTTGCCTTTCCGTTCACCGATTTTAAGGTGAAGAAAGATTTTTTTGAAGAGCTTTTTAAAAACGAAGAAATTTTTTGCAGTTTTGGATGTGCTGGAATAAAGCTGGACAGTGTGAAAAGAAATTTCCAGAGGATACCAATGGAAATGGGGGAGAGTGCAGCAGAAATCCTGAAAAAGGAAACGGCTTATTTCAGACTGAAAAAACTGATCAGTAAAAACACGATTATCAGAGAATGA
- a CDS encoding M16 family metallopeptidase encodes MIERKYKETVHTDQNNYEYITVTHDENKVRIYTLKNGLKVFLAQNFISPRIQTFIPVRTGSNNDPSDNTGLAHYLEHMMFKGTSRIGTQNWEKEKVLLDQISELYEEHKATKDPEKKKEIYKKIDEVSQEASQYAIANEYDKAISSLGASGTNAHTWFDETVYKNNIPNNELEKWLKIEKERFSEIVLRLFHTELESVYEEFNRAQDNDSRLVNYELMDALFPTHPNGQQTTLGKPEHLKNPSMKAIHKYFDEYYVPNNYAMVLVGDLDFEKTIQLIDTYFGSLPYKELPEKMPVIEKPITAIIKRMVQSPTTPRTQLAWRTDSYGSREAMLADITANILSNRGEAGLLDLHINQTQKMLWAQAFSVGLKQYGYFSIVAVPKETQTLEEAKNTVLEEIELIKKGDFPDWMLPAIINDFKLQRMKALETTEGLATNLYDTYIKGRTWEQELNEMDDYASFTKEDIVNFANDFFKDNYVIVNKEKGVNDRLVRVENPGITPVKINRDSQSEFLTEILADKTEDIQPVFIDYQKEITTASVNEKKLSFVKNKYNDIAQVHFIFPFGSDNDRDLAISTQFLQYLGTDQFSPEDLKKEFFKIGITNDFKTQHNQLTITLSGLEENIEKGIALLQHWMADVQPDQEIYNQFVKSVIENRQAIKKDKNRIMTALTNYTKLGSNSRFTNVISKEELESSTAEVFTNRIKNLFKSPYQIFFYGKNFEHFKGYIGQYIETESVLIPEARQYPEPDTGGNVYFINYDMVQMEMSKIGKGSEVNPQYFGKVNVFNEYFGRGLSSIVFQEMRESKSLAYSAYVSYAANSELNHPDYITTYIGTQPDKLMIAVDTLNELMEELPEVPIQFENSRNAALKQIASTRVSRENVFFNTLNLKKLNIYHDFRKDIYEQIQHLKFEDLKEFYTTRIKSVHFNTAIIGKKENLDMDAVNKMGTFKEVSLKDIFGH; translated from the coding sequence ATGATAGAAAGAAAATATAAGGAAACGGTTCATACTGATCAAAACAACTACGAATATATTACGGTAACCCACGACGAAAATAAGGTCCGGATCTATACCCTGAAAAATGGATTAAAGGTTTTTCTTGCCCAAAATTTTATTTCTCCAAGGATACAGACCTTTATCCCGGTAAGAACAGGAAGTAATAATGACCCGTCTGATAATACCGGTCTAGCCCACTATCTGGAACATATGATGTTTAAAGGCACTTCCAGGATAGGAACTCAAAACTGGGAAAAGGAAAAGGTACTGCTTGATCAGATTTCGGAACTTTATGAAGAACACAAGGCGACAAAGGATCCTGAAAAGAAAAAAGAAATTTATAAAAAGATAGACGAAGTTTCTCAGGAAGCCAGCCAGTATGCCATTGCCAATGAATACGACAAAGCCATTTCTTCTCTGGGTGCCAGTGGAACGAACGCCCATACCTGGTTTGATGAAACAGTATACAAAAACAATATTCCGAATAATGAGCTTGAGAAATGGCTGAAAATTGAAAAGGAAAGATTTTCTGAAATTGTCCTTCGTCTTTTCCATACGGAGCTGGAGTCTGTATATGAAGAGTTCAACAGAGCACAGGATAATGATTCAAGGCTGGTTAATTATGAATTAATGGATGCACTCTTTCCTACCCATCCCAATGGACAGCAAACCACGCTGGGAAAACCGGAACATTTGAAAAACCCTTCTATGAAGGCAATTCATAAATATTTTGATGAGTATTATGTTCCTAACAATTATGCAATGGTATTGGTTGGGGATCTTGATTTTGAAAAAACCATTCAGCTGATTGATACTTATTTTGGAAGCTTACCCTATAAGGAACTTCCTGAAAAAATGCCTGTTATTGAAAAACCTATAACAGCAATTATAAAAAGAATGGTACAAAGCCCCACTACCCCACGTACCCAGCTTGCATGGAGAACAGACAGCTATGGAAGCCGCGAAGCCATGCTGGCAGACATCACCGCTAATATTCTCAGCAACAGAGGGGAAGCCGGATTATTGGACCTCCACATTAACCAAACTCAAAAAATGCTTTGGGCTCAGGCTTTTTCTGTAGGATTGAAACAATATGGATATTTTTCCATCGTAGCCGTTCCAAAGGAAACCCAAACGCTGGAAGAAGCAAAGAATACTGTACTGGAAGAGATTGAACTGATCAAAAAAGGAGATTTTCCAGATTGGATGTTACCTGCTATCATTAATGATTTCAAACTTCAAAGAATGAAAGCGCTTGAAACAACAGAGGGGCTGGCCACTAATCTTTACGACACCTATATCAAAGGAAGAACCTGGGAACAGGAACTGAATGAGATGGATGACTATGCTTCTTTTACCAAGGAAGATATTGTGAATTTTGCCAATGACTTCTTCAAAGACAACTATGTTATCGTTAATAAAGAAAAGGGTGTTAACGACAGATTGGTCAGAGTGGAAAATCCCGGAATTACTCCTGTTAAAATCAATCGTGACAGTCAATCTGAGTTTTTAACGGAAATTTTAGCGGATAAAACAGAGGATATACAGCCTGTATTCATAGACTATCAGAAAGAAATTACCACTGCCAGTGTGAATGAAAAGAAACTGAGCTTTGTGAAAAACAAATATAATGATATTGCGCAGGTACATTTTATTTTCCCTTTTGGAAGTGATAATGACAGAGACTTAGCTATTTCAACACAATTTCTTCAGTATTTAGGAACAGATCAATTTTCTCCTGAAGATTTAAAAAAGGAATTTTTCAAAATCGGGATTACCAATGATTTCAAAACCCAGCACAACCAGCTTACCATCACCTTAAGTGGTTTGGAAGAAAATATAGAAAAAGGAATTGCCCTGCTTCAGCATTGGATGGCGGATGTACAACCTGATCAGGAGATCTATAATCAGTTTGTAAAAAGTGTTATAGAAAACCGTCAGGCCATTAAAAAGGATAAAAACCGTATTATGACTGCTCTTACGAACTATACCAAACTGGGCAGCAATTCCCGTTTTACGAATGTTATTTCTAAAGAAGAGCTGGAAAGCAGTACCGCTGAAGTATTTACCAACAGAATAAAAAATCTGTTCAAATCTCCTTATCAGATCTTCTTTTATGGGAAAAACTTTGAGCATTTTAAGGGATATATTGGTCAATATATCGAAACAGAAAGCGTTTTGATCCCGGAAGCGCGGCAATATCCTGAACCGGATACAGGTGGAAATGTTTACTTCATTAATTATGATATGGTTCAGATGGAAATGAGTAAAATAGGGAAAGGAAGTGAAGTGAATCCTCAGTATTTCGGTAAAGTCAACGTATTTAATGAATATTTTGGAAGAGGATTATCTTCCATTGTTTTCCAGGAAATGCGTGAGAGCAAAAGCCTTGCCTATTCTGCCTATGTTTCATATGCTGCTAATTCAGAGCTTAACCATCCTGATTACATCACCACTTACATCGGAACGCAACCTGATAAGCTTATGATTGCTGTTGACACATTGAATGAATTGATGGAGGAGCTTCCTGAAGTTCCGATTCAGTTTGAAAATTCCAGAAATGCAGCCCTTAAACAGATTGCCTCTACAAGAGTAAGCCGTGAAAATGTATTCTTCAATACGCTGAATCTGAAGAAGCTGAATATTTATCACGATTTCAGAAAAGACATCTATGAGCAGATCCAGCATTTGAAATTTGAAGATCTGAAAGAATTTTATACAACAAGAATCAAATCTGTACATTTCAATACTGCCATTATCGGGAAAAAAGAAAACCTTGATATGGATGCTGTTAATAAAATGGGAACATTTAAAGAAGTAAGTCTGAAAGATATATTTGGACATTAA
- a CDS encoding S46 family peptidase, with the protein MTKKILLSVFLLPAAMAFAQQYGGMWIPTELNEKEMKDLGMKISAKDIFNPQKPSIKDAVVQFNGGCTAEIISPKGLLLTNHHCGFSQIQAHSTVQNDLLSNGFWAKNTAGELVNPGLKVDFIVDIKEVTDPILEGTDNLTEPELTKKINNNIEVYKNAQKIESYQSIMVKPMYYGNKYYAYTIETYKDIRLVGAPPQSIGKFGSDTDNWVWPRHTGDFSMFRIYADKNNKPAEYSKDNVPYVPKHYLPVSIKDKNENDFTFVFGFPGKTTEYLPAVGVEKIMKDIDPARITVRDVALKTLDEKMRVDNETRIKYASKYASVANYWKKWIGEVEGLKKSNAVEKKVMYEGSLIAKNPEIKTTLDQLNKLYNDQAPYALNNAYYTEVVKNAETLKLAGDYYDFVASVEAGRMDEKELSKLKTKLTSFYKDYSAELDAKVTAKLLALYANKTAPQFLPAGFLKYKDENANIPVVEDMSKNSVITGRTAVNGGTLTADIDKVFSNQDKLIKTLKKDPIYQLYVSMRETYMKTADPQYTSMQAKIDALQKKFMAQQMQTDKDRKFFPDANSTLRVTYGKVKGSTPRDAVSYGYQTHLAGVMEKYIPGDYEFDVPKKLIDLYNKKDFGIYKDKTGDVPVGFTATNHTTGGNSGSPALDANGNLVGLNFDRQWEGTMSDINYDPRFSRNIMVDTKYILFIIEKFADSRWLVDEMKIIK; encoded by the coding sequence ATGACAAAAAAGATACTTTTATCTGTATTTCTTTTGCCGGCTGCAATGGCATTTGCACAACAATATGGCGGAATGTGGATTCCTACAGAGCTGAATGAAAAGGAAATGAAGGATTTGGGAATGAAGATCTCTGCAAAAGATATTTTCAATCCTCAAAAGCCAAGCATTAAAGATGCGGTAGTACAGTTTAATGGCGGATGTACTGCAGAAATTATTTCGCCTAAAGGACTGCTTCTCACGAACCACCACTGTGGTTTCAGCCAGATCCAGGCACATTCTACCGTTCAGAATGACCTTCTTTCTAACGGGTTCTGGGCAAAAAATACAGCAGGGGAACTTGTTAACCCGGGATTAAAAGTAGATTTTATTGTAGATATCAAAGAAGTTACTGATCCTATTTTAGAAGGTACAGACAACCTTACGGAACCTGAACTGACTAAAAAGATCAACAACAATATTGAGGTGTACAAAAACGCTCAAAAAATTGAATCTTATCAATCAATCATGGTAAAGCCTATGTATTATGGAAACAAATACTATGCGTACACCATCGAAACATATAAAGATATCCGTCTGGTAGGAGCTCCGCCTCAAAGCATCGGGAAATTCGGAAGTGATACGGATAACTGGGTGTGGCCAAGACATACCGGAGATTTCTCCATGTTCAGAATCTATGCAGATAAGAACAACAAGCCTGCAGAATATTCCAAAGACAATGTACCGTACGTTCCAAAACATTATCTGCCGGTTTCTATAAAAGATAAAAACGAAAACGACTTTACTTTTGTATTCGGATTCCCGGGGAAAACTACAGAATATCTTCCTGCGGTAGGTGTAGAGAAGATCATGAAAGACATTGATCCTGCAAGAATTACGGTACGTGATGTAGCATTGAAAACATTAGACGAAAAAATGCGTGTTGACAATGAAACACGTATTAAATATGCTTCCAAATATGCTTCAGTAGCCAATTATTGGAAAAAGTGGATCGGAGAGGTGGAAGGATTGAAAAAATCCAATGCTGTAGAGAAGAAAGTAATGTATGAAGGCTCTTTGATTGCAAAAAATCCTGAGATCAAAACCACTTTGGATCAGCTCAATAAATTGTACAACGATCAGGCTCCTTACGCATTAAACAATGCTTACTACACGGAAGTAGTGAAAAATGCGGAAACATTAAAACTGGCCGGAGATTACTATGATTTTGTAGCTTCTGTAGAAGCCGGAAGAATGGATGAAAAAGAACTTTCCAAATTAAAAACAAAATTAACCTCTTTCTATAAGGATTACAGTGCAGAGCTTGATGCAAAAGTAACAGCCAAATTATTGGCTTTATATGCTAATAAAACAGCTCCACAGTTTTTACCGGCAGGGTTTCTTAAATATAAAGATGAGAATGCCAATATCCCTGTAGTAGAAGATATGTCTAAAAACTCTGTCATCACAGGAAGAACTGCTGTAAACGGAGGAACATTGACTGCGGATATTGATAAAGTGTTTTCGAATCAGGATAAACTAATCAAAACGTTAAAGAAAGATCCCATTTATCAGCTGTATGTTTCCATGAGAGAAACGTACATGAAAACTGCAGATCCGCAATACACCTCAATGCAGGCAAAAATTGATGCTTTGCAGAAGAAATTCATGGCACAGCAGATGCAGACGGATAAAGACAGAAAATTCTTTCCGGATGCGAACTCAACGCTTCGTGTAACCTATGGCAAAGTGAAAGGTTCTACTCCTAGAGATGCTGTATCTTACGGATATCAGACGCACCTGGCGGGAGTAATGGAGAAATATATTCCGGGCGATTATGAATTTGATGTTCCAAAAAAGCTTATTGATCTTTACAATAAAAAAGATTTCGGAATCTATAAAGATAAAACAGGTGATGTTCCTGTAGGATTCACGGCTACCAACCACACTACAGGAGGAAATTCTGGAAGTCCGGCGCTTGATGCCAACGGAAATCTGGTAGGATTGAATTTTGACAGACAGTGGGAAGGTACAATGAGTGATATCAACTATGATCCGCGTTTCAGCAGAAATATCATGGTGGATACGAAATATATCCTTTTCATCATTGAGAAGTTCGCAGACTCCAGGTGGCTTGTTGATGAAATGAAGATTATAAAATAA
- a CDS encoding copper resistance protein NlpE produces the protein MMKNKVLMLGIISVLFLASCSKKETTETTGTTDSATAVQPAAVDSITKATPTAAGDTSENSLDWPGTYEATVPCADCPGIKTSLTLNEDRTFSITEEYLDRNSKNQDKGSFTWDTTGSMITLKGKTAHYKYKVGENKLIQLDMEGKEIDGQKTDVYVFKKK, from the coding sequence ATGATGAAAAACAAAGTGCTCATGCTGGGAATAATCTCCGTTCTGTTCCTTGCCTCATGTTCTAAAAAAGAAACTACCGAAACTACGGGTACTACTGATTCTGCAACAGCTGTACAACCCGCCGCTGTGGACAGCATTACAAAAGCAACCCCTACTGCTGCCGGTGACACTTCTGAAAATTCATTAGACTGGCCCGGTACCTACGAAGCAACGGTTCCTTGTGCTGACTGTCCGGGAATTAAAACGTCCTTGACTTTGAATGAGGATAGAACATTCAGCATTACAGAAGAATATCTTGACAGAAACTCCAAAAACCAGGATAAGGGATCTTTTACCTGGGATACAACCGGAAGCATGATTACTTTAAAAGGAAAAACAGCCCATTACAAATATAAAGTGGGAGAAAACAAGCTGATCCAGCTGGATATGGAAGGAAAGGAGATTGATGGTCAGAAGACCGATGTTTATGTATTCAAGAAAAAATAA